The Burkholderiales bacterium genome includes a window with the following:
- a CDS encoding type II toxin-antitoxin system Phd/YefM family antitoxin: protein MSNLTASEARANLYRLIDETASNHEPVVIAGKRNSAVLIAEADWRAIQETLYLLSIPGMRESIRKGLKTTPDKCLTGPGW from the coding sequence ATGTCTAATCTTACCGCCAGCGAAGCCCGAGCCAATCTTTATCGGCTGATCGATGAAACCGCAAGCAATCATGAGCCAGTGGTGATTGCCGGCAAGCGAAACTCGGCCGTGCTGATAGCCGAAGCAGACTGGCGCGCGATACAGGAAACACTGTACCTGCTGTCCATTCCCGGCATGCGCGAATCGATCCGCAAAGGACTGAAGACAACCCCGGACAAATGTCTGACGGGGCCGGGTTGGTGA